Sequence from the Nocardia cyriacigeorgica GUH-2 genome:
CGGATCGGCGGGCCGCCGGGGTGGTGCACGAAGCGGTGCTCGTCGGCGCGGTGACGGGGGCGGGTGTGGCGCTGGGGCGTGGGGGAGTGCTCACGACGGCGCTGGCGACGTGGACGGTGCTCGGCGGTCGCAGCCTGGCGCGGACGGGGCAGCAGCTGGCCGAACGGCTGGAGTCCGGCGATATCGCGGGTGCGCGGGCGCTGCTGCCGTCGCTGTGCGGCCGTGACCCCGAAGTACTCGACGCGGACGGACTCGCCCGCGCCGCGCTGGAATCGATCGCGGAGAACACCTCCGACGCGACCGTCGCGCCGCTGTTCTGGGGTGCCGTGGCCGGCGTGCCCGGGCTACTCGGCTACCGCGCGATCAACACTCTCGACGCGATGATCGGCTACCGCAACGACCGCTACCACCGCTTCGGCTGGGCCGCCGCCCGCACCGACGACCTCGCCAACCTCGCCCCCGCCCGCCTCACCGGCCTGCTCACCGTGGCGCTCGCACCGCTGATCGGCGGGCAGCCCGCGCGGTCCTGGCGGGCGTGGCGCCGGGACGCGGCCGGTCATCCCAGCCCGAACGCGGGCGTGGTGGAAGCGTCGATGGCGGGCGCGCTCGGCGTCCGACTCGGCGGAGCCACCCAGTACCGGCACGGCACCGAGATGCGGCCTGTGCTCGGCGACGGCCCGGCGCCCACCGTGCCCGATCTACGCCGGGCGGTCCGAATGTCGGAGGCGGTGCAGCTGGCCGCGGTGCTCGTTCTCGCCGGCGTTTCGGTGATCCGTCCGCGGTGGCGGTGAGCGCCGAAGCGGGCGGAGCCTACTTGCGTGAGCGGCCGTACCTGTCGGCGAGCCGGGCTTCGTTCGAGACCCGTTCCGGCGGCTGGGCGGGAGTGGGCGCGCTACTGCGGGACGAGGTGGTGTCGCTCGATGTCTCACCGGATTCGGCGGGTGGCCCGGCCGCGACGGCCTCCGACGGCGCTGCCGCGTTCGCCGCACGTTCCTTGCGGCGTTCCCGGATCTCCGCCCACACGAAGTAGCCGAGCCCGAGTGGCGCCATGATGCCGAAGGCCAGCCATTGCAGGCCGTAGGACAGGTAGGGGCCGGCGTCGAGCTGGGGGAGTGGGGTGGGGGTGAAGGCGCCGGGCTGGTTCTCGGTGAGCTGCAGGTAGCCGCCGCGTTCGCCGGTGGGCAGCGGGGTGATCGGCAGTTGCAGGACGGTGGCGGCCTGGCCCGTGTCGATCGAGTAGACCTGGCGGTAACCGTCCTGTTCGGTCGGCAGTTTGTCGGCGCTCACGCCTTCGGAATGCCGGATCCGGGCCTCGATGCGCTGGGTTCCGGCCGGTGGCTGCGCGACCTGCGGCGGACGTGAGCCCTCGACCGCGCCGACCAGACCACGGTCGACCAGCAGGACGCGGCCGTCGGTCAGCCGGAACGCGGCGAGCACCGAGTAACCGGGCGCGCCGTCGAGATGACGCAACCGCACCAGCGCTGTCGAATCCGGGACATAGCTGCCCTCGGCGATGACCCGCCGCCATTCGGTCGCATCACCGTCGAACACGGTGGTCACATCGACGGCCTCGGCGTCCACCGATTCGGCGATCAGCTGATTGCGTTCGGAGGTATCGGTGTTCTTCCCGAGCTGCCACGGGGCCAGCACGGTGAAGCACAGGTAGGCGAAGGCGGCGACCAGCACGGCCAGGATCAGCCAGCTGGGTCGCAGCAGAAACGCCAACCGGCGCATCAGCGTCCTCCGTCGGCTATCGGTTGCGGGGCGGCCAGCGCCAGGCGCACCCAGTCGAGCAGGCCGGGGATGGCGGCTTCGATCTGATCGCGGACCAGCTCGAAACCGGAGTCGGGCCCGTAGTACGGATCGGGGACGTCCGGGCCGTCGGCGTCGGGGTCGAAGCTGCGCAGCAGCCTGCGCCGTTCGGCCGGGATGCCCAGCTGCGCGAGTTCGCGGTCGTGGCCGGTGTCCAGGGCAATGACCAGGTCGGCGTCGCGGTGCCCGTCACCGAAGACTGCCGCGACATGACCGGTCGGGTAGCCGTGCCTGCGCAGCGTCGCGTTGGTGCGCGGGTCGGCGTCGGCACCGACATGCCAGGCCGTGGTGCCCGCGCTGCTGACCCGGACGCGATTGGCCAGCCCCGCCCGGTAGAGATGCGAGGCGAGGATCTTCTCCGCCATCGGCGAACGGCAGATGTTGCCCGTACACACGAACACCAAAGAGAGCTGCTCCGACATCACCGATCTCCGTGGGAAGCGCACACCATGAACAACACGCAAACCAAGGTACCGACCTGCCGGATCGGTCAAACGACCGACTGGGCAATCCCGGTCTCCGCCGCCCCGTAGGGTGTGATGACGTGTCCGACCGCATCGACCTCGACCTCCTGCGCCACCACGGCGATGTGGAGGCGCGGCCCGGGCTGCTCGACTTCGCGGTCAACGTGCGGGGCGAGGCACCGCCCGAGTGGTTGCGGGCCCGGCTCGCCGCTCGCCTCGACGAGCTGGGCCGGTATCCGAGCGCCGAGGAAGAGCTGAACGCCAGGACCGCGGTCGCCGCCCGGCACCGCCGGACACCCGAGGAGGTCCTGCTGCTGGCCGGCGCCGCCGAAGGTTTCGCGATGCTGCCCCGGCTGACGTCCCGGCTGGCGGCGGTCGTGCATCCATCCTTCACCGAGCCGGAGCTGGCCTTGCGGGAGGCCGGTGTCGCGGTGACGCGGGTGGTGCTGGCGCCGCCCTACCGGCTGGACCCAGAGCAGGTCCCGGAGGACGCCGATCTGGTGGTCCTCGGCAATCCCACCAACCCCACCTCGGTCCTGCACCCCGCCGACACTGTGCGTGCCCTGCGCCGGCCGGGTCGCGTCATTGTCGTCGACGAGGCTTTCGCCGACGCGGTCCCTGGCGAACCCGAATCGCTGGCCGCCGAATCCCTGCCCGATGTGCTCGTGCTGCGCAGCCTCACCAAGACCTGGGCGCTGGCCGGACTGCGCTGCGGGTACTTCCTCGGTGCCCCCGACCTGCTCGCCCGCCTCGCCCACGGCCGGCCCCATTGGCCGTTGGGGACCTTGCAGCTGGAAGCGATCGCGGCGACGGCCGACCCGCATGCGCTTGCCGAGACCCACGCGCAGGCCGAGCAGATCGCCCAGGAGCGCGCCGCGATGGTTGACCGGCTGACCGCCCTCGGTGTCAGCGTGCACATACCGGCGTCCGGCCCGTTCCTGCTCATTCAGGTGGGTGATGGTGTGCTGCTGCGTAAACACTTGGCGGACAATGGGATAGCAGTACGCCGCGCGGACA
This genomic interval carries:
- a CDS encoding SURF1 family protein, yielding MRRLAFLLRPSWLILAVLVAAFAYLCFTVLAPWQLGKNTDTSERNQLIAESVDAEAVDVTTVFDGDATEWRRVIAEGSYVPDSTALVRLRHLDGAPGYSVLAAFRLTDGRVLLVDRGLVGAVEGSRPPQVAQPPAGTQRIEARIRHSEGVSADKLPTEQDGYRQVYSIDTGQAATVLQLPITPLPTGERGGYLQLTENQPGAFTPTPLPQLDAGPYLSYGLQWLAFGIMAPLGLGYFVWAEIRERRKERAANAAAPSEAVAAGPPAESGETSSDTTSSRSSAPTPAQPPERVSNEARLADRYGRSRK
- a CDS encoding low molecular weight protein-tyrosine-phosphatase encodes the protein MSEQLSLVFVCTGNICRSPMAEKILASHLYRAGLANRVRVSSAGTTAWHVGADADPRTNATLRRHGYPTGHVAAVFGDGHRDADLVIALDTGHDRELAQLGIPAERRRLLRSFDPDADGPDVPDPYYGPDSGFELVRDQIEAAIPGLLDWVRLALAAPQPIADGGR
- the cobC gene encoding Rv2231c family pyridoxal phosphate-dependent protein CobC yields the protein MSDRIDLDLLRHHGDVEARPGLLDFAVNVRGEAPPEWLRARLAARLDELGRYPSAEEELNARTAVAARHRRTPEEVLLLAGAAEGFAMLPRLTSRLAAVVHPSFTEPELALREAGVAVTRVVLAPPYRLDPEQVPEDADLVVLGNPTNPTSVLHPADTVRALRRPGRVIVVDEAFADAVPGEPESLAAESLPDVLVLRSLTKTWALAGLRCGYFLGAPDLLARLAHGRPHWPLGTLQLEAIAATADPHALAETHAQAEQIAQERAAMVDRLTALGVSVHIPASGPFLLIQVGDGVLLRKHLADNGIAVRRADTFPGLGADHLRLAVRGAADVDRLVAAIRDAAGAC
- a CDS encoding cobalamin biosynthesis protein; amino-acid sequence: MRRAGSRAAGLLLGFALDRVFGDPRRWHPVAGFGSAALALESVTYADRRAAGVVHEAVLVGAVTGAGVALGRGGVLTTALATWTVLGGRSLARTGQQLAERLESGDIAGARALLPSLCGRDPEVLDADGLARAALESIAENTSDATVAPLFWGAVAGVPGLLGYRAINTLDAMIGYRNDRYHRFGWAAARTDDLANLAPARLTGLLTVALAPLIGGQPARSWRAWRRDAAGHPSPNAGVVEASMAGALGVRLGGATQYRHGTEMRPVLGDGPAPTVPDLRRAVRMSEAVQLAAVLVLAGVSVIRPRWR